CTCTGCACCGCCAACTGGTTTTTCCGCCGGAGGAAGAGGTACAGGGGGATGGGCGAGGTGCTCGTCCACCTCGGCTTTCTGCTGGTCTTCGCGGGATACGTGCTGGGGAGCGGCTGGGGGACGAGGGTCCAGAACATCTCGCTGGGGGAAGGGATGGAGACCGAAATCGCCGCCCTCGGCCTGCGTCTCAAGGTGAACGACATCTCCGTCACCCGCGATCAGCGGGGCAACGACCTCGACACCGCCAGCGCCCTCACCCTCATGGATGCGAACGGCGCTGTGCTGAAAGAGGGGACGGCGAGGCTGAACCACCCCCTGATAAACGGCTCGACCGTAGTTTACCCCAATGGGAACTCCACCGGCGCGAGGGTAAAGGTCTCGGTGGAGGGAGGCGGGCAGTTAGAACTCGGACAGGGAATGAAGGCGAAGATCCGCGACGGACTTTATCTTTCGATACGGGGCTTTTTGCAGGAAGGGGGACGCTGGGGGAAATGGGTGGGCCCCGGAGTCTTTCTGACCCTCTCAGGCGAAGGGGATAAAAGCTTCATGACCGGCTATCTGGGACTTGCGCCTTCGCTTCGCACCGCGAAGTTCGGCGACGACAACCTCACTCTGGAAGGGATTTCGGAGACCGAGGAGGCTGTCTTCAGCGTCCACCGCGACCCCGGCATCCAGCTTGTCCTTCTCGGGGCGCTGATACTTACTCTGGGGACTTTCTGGGCATTATATGGCTATCTCGCCAGGACGGGACCGAACGACTGAGGGATTTTGGCGGGGCGAAATACCGGCGGGCGACGGCGCTTCCGTCACCCGCCCCCGAACAGAGCCGGGAATACAAACCGGGAGTCAGACGAGCGTCTTTACGCGGCCGCCTTGCACCCCCTTTCCGGGTGAACCTTTTTAATGAGCCCTTCCAGTTCCATCAGGGAGGCGAGCATCTTACGTGTGCGCGCTTCCATGCCGATGAAGCGCACGGCCACCGTGTAGCCCCTCTCCTCGTTCGTTTCGCTGCGGACGACCTCGCCCCGTATCTTCAGAACCCTGCCGTCGAGGTTCAGCAATATTTCCAGCCGCGTTTTTCCTTCAAGCGGCTGCAGGCTCTCGAAGGTGCAGCCGCCGGTGCTTATATCGCCTGTTTTGACGAGCCCTTCGAGACCGTCGCTCTCGCGCCGCACCAGCATCGGGTGAGACTCGTAAAGCCTCGGTTCTCTATTGCCTTCCCTGGCTTTTTCTTCCATTTGAAACCTCCGGAAAATCTTCCTCAGGCTGCGGAGCTTTTAATTTCTTCCGTAAGCCTTCTGGCCTCGTCCTCAATATCGAGCTTCAAAAGCAGGTAGTGCTGCCCGGGCCTTTTAAGCACTGAAACGACCTCTTCCGGGCTGACCATAACCACGTCCGGGCCGCTTACGGCGAGAACCCTCTGGGCGAAGGGATTTTCGAGCCCCTCCCGCTCCCGGAGGTATTTCGCGACTTTCCTGAGCGCCCGGAGAGAAACCCCCTCCAGACGGAGTTTTTTTATCACCCGGAGGGCGACGATGTCGGCGAAGGAATACTTCCTGCGGTTACCCGTGCCCTTGCCTCCACGCGAAAGGGCGGGCCGCAAAAAACCGCTTTTGTCCCAGACGTGCAGAGTTATACGGCTGATTCCCGTAAACCTCTGGACCTCCCCGGCTCCGAAGCTTCCCGCAACCCCTTTTTGAGGGCGCGCAAAGCCCTCTTCTTTACCGTTTTTCACACCCGTGGTTTTTACTGTCAAAATTAGTCACCCGCTATAAGCGTTTTTTCTATTTTAGTTTATATACGTAAACTAAAATTTGACAAGACACAAAATCTGGTGGTTTTGCGTTTATTTTCACCGACTAGTTGGGCTCGTGACGTTTTTCTGCATCTGCGCGGGAGGAAAGGTGCGGCTGCTCAAAAAAGAATTTAATTATCGCCTCTTGCCAATCCATCCCGAATAACCGACAATCGGCGGTTGAATTTTTATTTCATTGGAGGAGAGCGCAATTGGGCAAAAGAGGGGTCGCAAGCTTTCTTTTTCTGGCAATGATCCTTTTGGCAACTCCCCGCCTCTGGGCTCTGGACGAGTGGGCGCTGGAATCTTCCGGTGCGCCGCTTCTCGTCCCGCCCTTCAA
This region of bacterium genomic DNA includes:
- a CDS encoding PilZ domain-containing protein, with translation MEEKAREGNREPRLYESHPMLVRRESDGLEGLVKTGDISTGGCTFESLQPLEGKTRLEILLNLDGRVLKIRGEVVRSETNEERGYTVAVRFIGMEARTRKMLASLMELEGLIKKVHPERGCKAAA
- a CDS encoding MerR family transcriptional regulator, with product MLTVKTTGVKNGKEEGFARPQKGVAGSFGAGEVQRFTGISRITLHVWDKSGFLRPALSRGGKGTGNRRKYSFADIVALRVIKKLRLEGVSLRALRKVAKYLREREGLENPFAQRVLAVSGPDVVMVSPEEVVSVLKRPGQHYLLLKLDIEDEARRLTEEIKSSAA